The window GTCATCGAAGTCGACGACGATGACGAGGAGATCGAGATCGAAGAGGAGTGAGCGGCGGCGGCGGCGAGGACGCCGGGCCTCAAGTCTCGGTGTCCGGCTCTCCGACGTCTTCGTCTCGCACCGCGCCGCCGCGCTCGAGTGCCGCGAGGTATTCCGCGATCAGCGCGCGCGCTTCCGCCGCCGCGTCGGGAGCCACGATGATCTCCCCCCACGCGCTGGTCCCCCAGTCACGCCGCACCGAGCCATAGCCCGGCAGCGTCGTGGTGCGCAGCAGTGCCTCGACGCCGTGGTGCTCCAGCACACCGAGCAGCAGCGCGCCGGCCGCGGCATCGGGCACTCGATGCACGACCTCGGGCGCCGCCTCGCGCGACGGTGGCTCGGTCGTGAGCACCGCGCGGCAACGCGGGCACGCCACGACTTCAGGCGGATAGCCGGCGCCGCACTCCGGGCAGAAACCCGTCGTCACGAGACGCGCGTCGCCGCGACCTGGGTGCGGAGCAGCGTGACCGCGGCCTCGATGTCCTCGCGCCGGGTCGCCAGCGACATGCGGACCCAGTTCCCGTACTCGGGTCCGAACGCGGTGCCCGGCAGCACGGCCAGCCCGAGCGACAGCCACTCCTCGACCAGCGCCCAGATGTCGCGCCCCTGCAGCGCGCCCGACACATCGGCGAACGCGTAGAACGCGCCGCGCGGCCGCGGCACCCGCACGACGTTCTGGCCTTCGAGCCCGGTGAGGATCAGATCGCGCCGCTCGAGGTAGGCGCGTCGCATGGTCTCGACCGCGTCCTGCGGGCCGGTCACCGCGATGCGACCCGCGGTCTGGATCGCGGGGAACACGCCGTGCGTGGTGTAGAACGCGAGCAGCGGACCCATCACCGGGCGCAGCGCCGCGGGTGACACCACGTAGCCGAGCCGCCAGCCGGTCATCGAATACGACTTGGAGAAGGTGTAGACCGACACGGTGCGATCGGCCATGCCCGGCAGCGACGCGATGCTGACGTGTTGCGCGTCGTCGTACAGCAGGTGTTCGTAGGCTTCGTCACTCACCACCCACAGATCGCGCTCGATCGCGACTTCGGCGACCGCCGCGAGCTGCTCGCGCGTCATCACCGCACCGGTCGGATTGTTCGGCGAGTTGAGGTAGATCCCGCGCGTCTGCGGGCCGAGCGCCTCTCGCAGCCGCGTCGCGATGCCGGCCGGAGAGATCGTGCCTTCGAGCACGTCCAGGTAGAGCGGCGCGGTGCGAAACGACGCACCGCTCACG is drawn from Candidatus Eisenbacteria bacterium and contains these coding sequences:
- a CDS encoding zinc ribbon domain-containing protein — translated: MTTGFCPECGAGYPPEVVACPRCRAVLTTEPPSREAAPEVVHRVPDAAAGALLLGVLEHHGVEALLRTTTLPGYGSVRRDWGTSAWGEIIVAPDAAAEARALIAEYLAALERGGAVRDEDVGEPDTET
- a CDS encoding aminotransferase class I/II-fold pyridoxal phosphate-dependent enzyme, encoding MPRLIADRPVLRMTSELGKVMAAARAREQAGHRVLHLERGEPDFDTPPHIVEALAAAARAGETHYPDARGTLAFRQALVAKLARENKIVCEPDDVVVTDGGTHGLFMVFQGMLNAGEEVLVLSPHWMAIPKLIGFVSGASFRTAPLYLDVLEGTISPAGIATRLREALGPQTRGIYLNSPNNPTGAVMTREQLAAVAEVAIERDLWVVSDEAYEHLLYDDAQHVSIASLPGMADRTVSVYTFSKSYSMTGWRLGYVVSPAALRPVMGPLLAFYTTHGVFPAIQTAGRIAVTGPQDAVETMRRAYLERRDLILTGLEGQNVVRVPRPRGAFYAFADVSGALQGRDIWALVEEWLSLGLAVLPGTAFGPEYGNWVRMSLATRREDIEAAVTLLRTQVAATRVS